A portion of the Mycobacterium paraseoulense genome contains these proteins:
- a CDS encoding lipoprotein LpqH, protein MTKLFVRLRRAESGYAHAGFILGRATARYVDSAVSLSRHLCLLSEFTAAVHGQTFTIRGWAAGFDTENPGQRATGKFTIQVACYPPPDQPVSNVAFTAAKVPLGPIGVKV, encoded by the coding sequence ATGACGAAACTCTTCGTGCGGCTGCGCCGAGCCGAAAGCGGCTACGCTCATGCGGGATTCATCCTTGGCCGGGCTACCGCCCGATATGTGGATAGCGCTGTTTCGCTCAGCCGCCACCTCTGCTTGTTGAGCGAATTCACTGCCGCCGTGCACGGTCAGACGTTCACGATCCGCGGCTGGGCCGCAGGGTTCGACACCGAAAACCCCGGCCAAAGGGCAACAGGCAAGTTCACGATCCAGGTCGCCTGTTACCCGCCACCTGATCAGCCCGTTTCGAACGTCGCCTTCACGGCCGCCAAGGTTCCTCTTGGCCCCATCGGAGTTAAAGTGTAA
- a CDS encoding ABC transporter permease, with the protein MSAAPAAARAPRLTNRVRGFVDGWNRIGSQTAFYVRALGSTWEAVVRYKVETLRLIASMSLGVGALAIIGGTVVIVTTLTMSVGGLVGIQLFRSLSDVGVQALSGFASAFINTRIGSPLISDVGLAATIGAGATAQLGAMRINEEIDALEVMGIRTISYLVSTRVVAGVLVVVPLWCMASLAAYFATWSLIVFGYGQAPGVYEHYFHTYLQPLDLIWSLLQVIASGTAVMLVHTYYGFNATGGPAGVGEAVGRAVRASLVVATAVTLAVALAAYGASGNFHLSG; encoded by the coding sequence GTGAGCGCCGCGCCAGCCGCCGCACGGGCGCCACGGCTGACCAACCGCGTGCGCGGCTTTGTCGACGGGTGGAATCGGATTGGAAGCCAGACCGCGTTCTACGTCAGGGCCTTGGGCTCGACGTGGGAAGCAGTGGTCCGCTACAAAGTTGAGACGCTGCGCCTGATCGCCAGCATGAGTCTTGGCGTCGGGGCGCTGGCCATTATCGGCGGCACGGTGGTCATCGTCACGACGTTAACGATGAGCGTCGGTGGACTTGTCGGCATCCAGCTGTTCCGATCGTTGTCTGATGTCGGTGTGCAGGCGTTGAGCGGCTTCGCGTCGGCCTTCATCAACACGCGTATCGGATCGCCGCTCATCTCCGACGTCGGCCTGGCGGCAACCATCGGCGCCGGTGCCACCGCGCAGTTGGGCGCGATGCGGATCAATGAAGAGATCGACGCGCTGGAGGTGATGGGCATTCGAACCATCAGCTACCTGGTCTCCACCCGGGTGGTTGCCGGTGTGCTGGTTGTGGTTCCGCTGTGGTGTATGGCGTCGCTGGCGGCATATTTTGCGACCTGGAGCCTCATCGTCTTCGGTTACGGGCAGGCGCCAGGTGTCTACGAGCACTACTTCCACACGTACCTGCAGCCACTCGACTTGATTTGGTCATTGCTGCAAGTCATCGCCTCGGGAACAGCGGTAATGCTGGTGCACACCTATTACGGATTCAATGCCACGGGCGGACCTGCCGGCGTCGGTGAGGCGGTCGGTCGTGCGGTGCGCGCTTCGCTGGTCGTGGCGACGGCGGTGACGCTGGCGGTCGCGCTCGCCGCCTACGGGGCATCGGGCAACTTCCACCTGTCCGGGTAG
- a CDS encoding maleylpyruvate isomerase N-terminal domain-containing protein: MPDTEIDEALDQAERLWVDTLSAVAPGDLDKPSGCDGWTIADVVNHVAGGGHRYVMLLQVRTRLRQL, from the coding sequence GTGCCGGACACGGAGATCGATGAAGCGCTGGATCAAGCTGAGCGGTTGTGGGTCGATACTCTTTCGGCAGTGGCCCCGGGCGATCTTGACAAGCCCAGCGGATGCGATGGATGGACGATTGCCGACGTTGTCAATCACGTTGCAGGAGGGGGACATCGTTACGTGATGCTGCTTCAGGTGAGGACGCGGCTGCGACAGCTTTGA
- a CDS encoding MlaE family ABC transporter permease gives MDVEPAPVPTSAPPPTLASPGGARPTSGAYQKPLREVGAFFALSLDILMQTVRPPFAWREFIHQTWFVARVSIFPAIFLAVPLSALPIFIINVLLVEIGGADASGTGAALASVVYIGPIAAVLVVAGTGATAMCADLGARTIREELDAMRVMGIDPIQRLLVPRVLALGLNGMLLNSIITTVGLVTDYFFSVYFQNVNPGAFAASLTLLVGLTETVIAFAKAMLFGLVAGLIACYKGVTVGGGPQGVGNAVNETVVYTFMALFVINVVLTAITTKATM, from the coding sequence ATGGACGTCGAACCTGCTCCGGTCCCCACGAGCGCGCCGCCGCCTACTTTGGCCTCCCCAGGTGGCGCTCGTCCGACGTCGGGCGCTTACCAGAAGCCCCTGCGCGAGGTGGGCGCCTTTTTCGCATTGTCGCTCGACATCCTGATGCAGACGGTGCGCCCGCCGTTTGCCTGGCGAGAGTTCATCCACCAGACCTGGTTTGTGGCTCGGGTCTCGATCTTCCCGGCCATCTTCTTGGCGGTCCCGCTCAGCGCGCTGCCGATATTCATCATCAACGTCTTGCTGGTCGAGATCGGGGGCGCCGATGCATCCGGCACCGGCGCCGCGCTAGCTAGCGTCGTCTACATCGGGCCCATCGCGGCGGTGCTCGTAGTCGCCGGTACCGGCGCCACAGCAATGTGCGCCGATCTGGGTGCTCGCACGATCCGCGAAGAACTTGACGCCATGCGCGTGATGGGAATCGACCCGATCCAGCGACTGCTGGTGCCCCGGGTACTGGCGCTCGGGCTCAACGGGATGTTACTGAACTCGATCATCACCACCGTCGGCTTGGTTACCGACTATTTTTTCTCGGTCTACTTCCAAAATGTCAATCCTGGTGCCTTCGCGGCGAGCCTCACGTTGCTCGTCGGACTTACAGAAACGGTCATAGCCTTCGCCAAAGCGATGCTGTTCGGTCTGGTGGCTGGCCTCATCGCGTGTTACAAGGGCGTGACCGTTGGCGGCGGTCCCCAAGGCGTCGGCAACGCAGTAAACGAAACCGTGGTGTACACGTTCATGGCGTTGTTTGTGATTAACGTGGTGCTGACCGCGATCACGACGAAGGCGACAATGTGA
- a CDS encoding CAP domain-containing protein: MQYRPLTVAALVVAACTVLGPAAHADNDNNTLIPNNKRLNDGVIANVYTIQHHAGCTNDVRPNPQLQLAAQRHTRDVLNNRSLDADIGSDGSTPQDRANAAGYQGQAAETVAINQSIAISGNDLINRWYYNPAYTAIMSNCGNCQIGVWSENSPDRTVVVAVYGRPAQAACPTGNVPPDPSPDYDASDELEFGIDWLPWILRGVYPPPGYPAQ; the protein is encoded by the coding sequence ATGCAATATCGGCCGCTTACCGTGGCTGCGTTGGTCGTTGCCGCCTGCACCGTGCTGGGGCCCGCCGCACATGCGGATAACGACAACAACACACTCATACCAAACAACAAACGACTCAACGACGGCGTCATTGCCAACGTCTATACCATCCAACATCACGCTGGATGCACCAACGACGTTAGGCCCAACCCGCAGCTGCAACTCGCCGCCCAACGGCATACAAGAGACGTGCTGAACAACCGAAGCCTCGACGCCGACATCGGCTCCGACGGGTCCACCCCACAGGACCGCGCCAACGCAGCCGGCTACCAGGGCCAGGCGGCAGAAACGGTGGCGATCAACCAATCCATTGCAATCAGCGGTAATGATTTGATCAACCGGTGGTACTACAACCCCGCCTATACGGCGATCATGTCCAACTGCGGCAATTGCCAAATCGGCGTGTGGTCGGAAAACAGTCCGGATCGCACCGTTGTGGTGGCCGTCTACGGCCGGCCGGCGCAGGCGGCATGCCCAACGGGGAACGTTCCACCCGATCCCAGCCCGGACTACGATGCCAGCGACGAACTTGAATTCGGCATCGACTGGTTGCCCTGGATCCTGCGGGGAGTGTATCCGCCGCCTGGCTATCCAGCGCAATAG
- a CDS encoding MCE family protein: MRENLVGALWRLAIYLVVCLLGAFVLIAIFAQLRFEPEKTYRAVFANVSGLEGGNFVRVAGVEVGKVENITVQPDSTVLVEFTAADSVVLTEGSRAAIRFADLIGGRYMALEEGAGSVKRLHPGETIPLAQTEPALDLDALIGGFRPLFRALNPEQVNKLTGQLIAAFQGQGGTIGSFLTEAAALTNTLADRDQLIGQVITNLNTLLGSLSGQSKQFAKAVDSLAELVDGLKARKQDISNGVAYANAAAGSIADLLAQARPPLRKVVNETDRTAATVLADHDYFDNYLNTWPDAMQVLNRQGMYGDFFSFYICDLFLKLNGKGGQPIYVKMAAQASGRCTPR, translated from the coding sequence ATGCGAGAGAATTTGGTAGGCGCTCTATGGCGCCTCGCCATCTACCTGGTCGTATGCCTGCTCGGCGCGTTTGTCCTGATCGCCATTTTCGCCCAGTTGCGCTTCGAGCCCGAGAAAACTTATCGGGCCGTGTTCGCCAACGTGTCCGGCCTCGAGGGCGGAAACTTCGTCCGCGTGGCCGGTGTCGAGGTCGGCAAGGTCGAAAACATCACGGTCCAGCCAGACTCCACGGTGCTCGTTGAGTTCACCGCTGCCGATTCGGTGGTGCTCACCGAGGGCAGCAGGGCCGCGATCCGCTTCGCAGACCTAATCGGCGGCAGATATATGGCGCTCGAAGAAGGGGCCGGAAGTGTCAAACGGCTTCATCCAGGTGAGACTATCCCATTGGCGCAGACGGAGCCGGCGCTCGATCTCGATGCGCTGATCGGCGGCTTCCGGCCGCTGTTCCGGGCGCTCAACCCAGAACAGGTCAACAAGCTGACCGGTCAGTTGATCGCCGCATTCCAGGGCCAGGGCGGCACCATCGGCTCGTTTCTCACCGAGGCCGCCGCCCTGACCAACACCCTGGCCGACCGCGACCAGCTGATCGGTCAAGTCATCACCAATCTCAACACCCTGCTCGGTTCACTGAGCGGCCAAAGCAAACAGTTTGCCAAGGCGGTCGACTCCCTGGCCGAACTCGTGGACGGCCTCAAAGCCCGCAAACAAGACATCAGCAACGGGGTGGCATACGCCAACGCCGCTGCCGGATCGATCGCCGATCTCCTCGCGCAGGCCCGCCCACCGCTGCGAAAGGTGGTCAATGAGACGGATCGAACTGCGGCGACCGTGCTGGCCGATCACGACTACTTCGACAACTACCTCAATACCTGGCCCGACGCGATGCAGGTACTCAACAGGCAGGGCATGTACGGAGACTTTTTCAGCTTCTACATCTGCGACCTCTTCCTCAAGCTCAACGGAAAGGGCGGCCAGCCGATCTACGTCAAGATGGCCGCGCAGGCCAGCGGGAGGTGCACGCCGCGGTGA
- a CDS encoding TetR/AcrR family transcriptional regulator, which yields MAAQPNQHRVSSWAADSPADEDEARERLLAAADACYAEKGPVHTRMGDIARRAHVHRSTVYYYFPSKDALLAASFLRVLAATAAAVEKCWQTDEPFLDQLVVACLRGIEVARSSPILRSLVEDHQAVGAAYHAAEGSELWRATLADALVRRLEVAAAAGAIRRDLPADTLARWIVRVNFSLVGEPATTADGGNEGVLRNLLIASLSPRP from the coding sequence GTGGCCGCTCAGCCAAACCAACACCGGGTGAGTTCGTGGGCCGCCGACTCCCCCGCCGATGAGGACGAAGCACGCGAACGGTTGCTGGCCGCAGCCGATGCTTGTTACGCGGAGAAGGGGCCCGTGCACACCCGTATGGGCGATATTGCCCGGCGTGCGCATGTGCACCGGTCGACGGTCTACTACTACTTCCCGAGCAAGGACGCACTGTTAGCGGCGTCCTTTCTGCGGGTGCTTGCTGCCACTGCGGCCGCCGTTGAAAAGTGCTGGCAGACTGATGAGCCATTTCTGGATCAGCTGGTCGTTGCATGCCTTCGTGGCATCGAAGTCGCCCGGAGCTCACCGATCCTGCGGTCGCTGGTCGAGGACCACCAAGCCGTCGGGGCTGCCTACCATGCTGCCGAAGGCTCCGAGTTGTGGCGGGCCACACTCGCCGACGCGCTCGTGCGTCGACTGGAAGTCGCTGCAGCCGCCGGCGCAATTCGTCGAGATCTTCCGGCCGACACCTTGGCACGCTGGATTGTCCGGGTCAATTTCAGCCTCGTCGGTGAACCCGCCACGACTGCTGACGGGGGTAACGAGGGTGTGCTGCGAAACCTTCTGATCGCCTCGTTGAGTCCGCGGCCTTAG
- a CDS encoding Zn-ribbon domain-containing OB-fold protein gives MDSVYHRPDFRLAPNPSVESHAFWTGGECGQLMISRCGACGRFFHPPGPACWRCRSTDVGPQPVSGRATVAAYTVNRQPWIPGLDPPYIVAMVELEDEPDVRLITNVVDVTPADIHVGLQVEVFFEDWIDVTGEENSRVWLPLFRPRSS, from the coding sequence ATCGATTCCGTCTACCACAGGCCCGATTTTCGGCTGGCCCCCAATCCCTCAGTCGAATCGCACGCCTTCTGGACCGGCGGGGAATGCGGTCAGCTGATGATCAGCCGATGTGGTGCGTGTGGGCGCTTCTTTCACCCGCCGGGACCGGCCTGCTGGCGCTGCCGCAGCACCGACGTTGGTCCACAGCCGGTGTCCGGACGAGCCACCGTGGCCGCGTACACGGTGAACCGTCAACCCTGGATTCCCGGTTTGGATCCGCCGTACATCGTCGCCATGGTGGAACTCGAAGACGAGCCGGACGTGCGTCTCATCACCAACGTGGTCGACGTAACGCCCGCCGACATCCACGTCGGCCTGCAAGTCGAGGTCTTCTTCGAGGACTGGATAGACGTGACGGGCGAGGAGAACAGCCGCGTCTGGCTCCCGCTATTCCGGCCCCGGTCGAGTTGA
- a CDS encoding cytochrome C oxidase subunit IV family protein — protein MTVSLLRARSTLVWLLLVVVTLLSWALGADHGVGSTVAVVVLGLAVVKVRFVGLDFMELRTAPLILRALFEAYCIMLWMVLAGMYLLL, from the coding sequence ATGACCGTCTCATTGCTGCGCGCGCGCTCCACGCTCGTGTGGCTGCTGCTGGTCGTGGTAACGCTGCTGTCGTGGGCGCTGGGCGCCGACCACGGCGTTGGCTCGACAGTCGCAGTGGTCGTCCTCGGGCTTGCCGTGGTCAAGGTTCGGTTTGTCGGCCTCGACTTCATGGAGTTGCGCACCGCACCGCTTATTCTGCGGGCACTTTTTGAGGCGTACTGCATCATGTTGTGGATGGTTCTCGCCGGTATGTACTTGTTGCTCTGA
- a CDS encoding cytochrome c oxidase subunit 3 has translation MPGESGVWIFLFGDMVVFGVFFATFMCQRAQAPELFDASRHTLSIGIGLTNTLVLLTSSLFVMTAVRAIRLSHRVAAQWLLVGALICGLIFIALKSVEYTAKVTAGHVPTENNFYLYFFILTGLHLFHVLIGVGVLILLMTQARRRQLSALRMAVVEGGACFWHLVDLLWIMLFALLYLVS, from the coding sequence ATGCCTGGCGAATCTGGCGTGTGGATTTTCCTGTTCGGCGACATGGTCGTGTTCGGCGTCTTCTTCGCGACCTTCATGTGTCAGCGCGCACAGGCACCCGAACTGTTCGACGCATCGCGGCACACGCTCAGCATCGGCATCGGCCTGACGAACACGCTGGTTCTGCTGACCAGTTCGCTGTTCGTGATGACCGCTGTCCGCGCGATCCGGCTATCCCATCGGGTTGCGGCGCAATGGCTGCTCGTCGGAGCGCTGATTTGCGGGCTCATTTTCATTGCGCTCAAGTCCGTTGAATACACGGCCAAGGTCACTGCCGGTCACGTCCCGACAGAGAACAACTTCTACCTCTACTTCTTCATCCTGACCGGCCTGCACCTCTTCCACGTGCTGATCGGCGTCGGTGTGCTGATCCTGCTGATGACGCAAGCGCGCCGAAGGCAGCTCAGCGCCCTGAGGATGGCGGTTGTCGAAGGCGGTGCATGCTTCTGGCACCTCGTCGATCTGTTGTGGATCATGCTGTTCGCGCTGCTGTACCTGGTGAGTTGA
- a CDS encoding SDR family NAD(P)-dependent oxidoreductase, with translation MDLGLAGSAVVITGGTEGMGKATAECFAREGARVAVLARRRSALDDTAAALTRAGCPDALGIVTDLTDPESITAAFDKIGSRWAEVNVLVNTVGPGAEITGVFDDLDDSTWFRAFDLMVMGVVRTCRAALPLLRKADWGRIVNLSAHSVQRQSPRLIAYTAGKAALTSLTKNLSMTLAPEGILVNTVSPGTFLTTQIHAFVEREIRARSLDIDAAVDAGMVLEEMFGDALGNLKRPGDPDEIATMITVLGSRRNTFTTGADLNVDGGTDFR, from the coding sequence ATGGACCTTGGACTGGCGGGCTCCGCCGTGGTCATCACCGGTGGTACTGAAGGCATGGGCAAGGCGACCGCCGAATGCTTTGCAAGAGAAGGGGCACGAGTGGCGGTGCTCGCCCGCCGACGGTCAGCCCTTGACGACACAGCCGCCGCACTGACACGCGCCGGCTGCCCGGATGCGCTGGGGATCGTCACGGATCTAACTGATCCGGAAAGCATCACCGCCGCGTTCGACAAGATTGGATCGCGATGGGCAGAGGTCAATGTTTTGGTAAACACCGTCGGACCAGGCGCCGAGATCACTGGTGTTTTCGATGATCTGGACGATTCGACGTGGTTCAGAGCTTTCGATCTCATGGTCATGGGTGTGGTGCGTACATGCCGCGCCGCATTGCCACTCCTGCGCAAAGCGGATTGGGGACGCATCGTCAACCTGTCGGCGCATTCGGTTCAACGGCAATCGCCGAGGCTGATTGCCTACACCGCCGGCAAAGCCGCACTGACGAGTCTGACCAAGAATCTGTCAATGACTCTGGCCCCCGAGGGGATACTGGTGAATACGGTTTCACCCGGTACCTTTCTCACCACTCAGATCCATGCGTTCGTCGAAAGGGAGATCCGCGCTCGAAGCCTAGATATCGACGCCGCCGTCGATGCCGGAATGGTTCTCGAAGAGATGTTCGGCGACGCGCTCGGAAACCTCAAACGGCCAGGGGATCCCGATGAAATCGCCACAATGATCACGGTCCTAGGTTCTCGACGCAATACTTTCACCACTGGTGCCGATCTCAATGTGGACGGGGGGACGGACTTTCGTTGA
- a CDS encoding class I adenylate-forming enzyme family protein has translation MHEAHHGNHRPAFHDSTGAVTGAQLIGKAVSAAEFLVGLNTPAGAAVPALVTTSADTIALLLGGASTDRPLAPIGPRLAIDEVSCMVVGTGSPILLAEPAFGDIASEVQRRSGVRVVTVPTFELSASALPTAIHNAAFVLHTAGTTGVPKSVAMTDSVMLGRALLLEQLIGFGPTTTFATGSPIHHIGGVGNLLAALTAGGAAASTTRFSADWWCALSKVGVTHALLVPTMIEMLLGWGVLDRVPLSTLVYGAAPMRPQTVRRLIDLMPNVDLINLFGQTEGSPITCLNAEDHRRAVARPQLLTSVGRAVPGLQLRIHAPDGSGTGEVLASAAHLVITAPDGWLHTGDLGEIDSEGYLRLRGRQHDKIVRGGENVYPLEVENVIGTHPKVKVVGVVGVPDDRLGETIAAFIVPCDIDDPPSAEELYAWSRPRMAGFKVPAYWHIISELPLSTAGKLLRCRLRDAHLEASETGGRAH, from the coding sequence ATTCACGAAGCACATCACGGCAATCACCGGCCCGCCTTCCACGACTCGACCGGTGCAGTCACCGGGGCCCAGTTGATCGGCAAGGCGGTGAGCGCCGCAGAATTCCTCGTTGGGCTGAACACGCCGGCGGGTGCGGCGGTTCCGGCCCTGGTCACCACAAGCGCCGACACGATAGCCCTGCTGTTGGGAGGGGCGTCGACCGACCGGCCACTGGCGCCTATCGGGCCCAGACTCGCCATAGACGAGGTGTCTTGCATGGTGGTCGGCACTGGCTCGCCAATTCTCCTGGCCGAACCGGCCTTTGGCGACATTGCCTCCGAGGTGCAGCGGCGCAGCGGTGTGCGTGTTGTCACGGTGCCGACTTTTGAGCTGTCGGCTAGCGCGTTACCCACCGCAATTCACAACGCCGCCTTCGTCCTGCACACGGCAGGAACGACGGGCGTGCCGAAATCTGTCGCGATGACAGATTCGGTTATGCTCGGCCGCGCGCTCCTCCTCGAGCAACTGATCGGTTTTGGACCTACAACGACTTTTGCGACGGGCTCTCCGATTCACCATATCGGCGGAGTGGGAAACCTATTGGCGGCGTTGACAGCCGGCGGAGCCGCGGCATCCACTACGAGGTTCAGCGCGGATTGGTGGTGTGCGCTATCGAAGGTTGGTGTCACCCATGCGTTGCTAGTGCCCACCATGATCGAGATGTTGCTCGGCTGGGGCGTCCTGGACAGGGTCCCCCTCAGCACGCTTGTTTACGGCGCCGCTCCGATGCGACCCCAGACCGTGCGCCGGCTCATTGACCTCATGCCCAACGTGGACTTGATCAACCTGTTCGGCCAAACGGAAGGAAGCCCGATCACTTGTCTGAATGCCGAGGACCACCGCCGAGCAGTTGCGCGACCTCAATTACTGACATCGGTTGGCCGCGCGGTGCCTGGTCTACAGCTGCGCATCCACGCGCCCGACGGTAGCGGCACTGGAGAAGTCCTGGCTTCGGCTGCGCACCTTGTGATTACCGCACCCGATGGCTGGCTCCACACCGGCGATCTCGGCGAGATCGATTCCGAAGGATATCTGCGACTGCGCGGCCGACAACACGACAAGATCGTCCGAGGAGGTGAGAACGTCTACCCTCTGGAAGTGGAGAACGTGATCGGCACACACCCGAAGGTGAAGGTCGTTGGAGTGGTCGGTGTACCCGATGATCGGCTCGGCGAGACGATCGCGGCATTTATCGTCCCCTGCGACATCGACGATCCCCCTAGCGCCGAGGAGCTGTATGCCTGGTCGCGCCCACGCATGGCCGGCTTCAAGGTGCCGGCATATTGGCACATCATCAGCGAACTGCCCCTCAGCACCGCCGGCAAGCTGCTGCGATGCCGCCTCAGAGACGCTCATCTGGAGGCATCAGAAACGGGAGGGCGGGCTCATTGA
- a CDS encoding isochorismatase family protein — translation MSKASRERAMSPQPAPPDPSTTAVVCIECQNGVVGSTSILPALAAEASPVIDSIAELLRIARLAGALVVHAPYVGALGGAAESTPLMRTTAQATADWSADHHQTQIVKGLLATGDLIVPRHHGFSATLNTELLKILRGNAIESIIFAGVSLNVAIPVSVAHAAEEGFHVVVVRDAVVGTPAEYGVQVLQYTIAMLASVISLQNLERGWARTASATINRST, via the coding sequence ATGAGCAAGGCATCTCGAGAGCGAGCGATGTCGCCGCAGCCAGCGCCGCCTGATCCGTCCACCACAGCCGTGGTGTGCATCGAATGCCAGAACGGTGTGGTCGGATCCACATCGATATTGCCGGCACTTGCCGCGGAAGCATCACCGGTGATCGACTCGATAGCCGAGCTGTTGAGGATAGCGCGACTTGCCGGCGCTCTCGTCGTACACGCCCCGTATGTCGGCGCTCTTGGGGGCGCCGCGGAGTCGACCCCACTGATGCGCACGACCGCGCAGGCCACGGCAGACTGGAGCGCCGACCATCACCAGACCCAGATCGTCAAGGGGCTGTTGGCAACCGGTGACCTCATTGTGCCGAGACACCACGGATTCTCGGCGACGCTGAACACCGAGTTGCTGAAGATTCTGCGCGGCAACGCCATTGAGAGCATCATTTTTGCCGGAGTATCGCTGAACGTCGCGATTCCGGTCAGTGTCGCGCACGCAGCGGAAGAGGGATTCCATGTCGTTGTGGTCCGGGACGCCGTCGTGGGGACGCCGGCCGAATACGGCGTGCAGGTACTCCAATACACGATCGCTATGTTAGCGTCGGTGATTTCACTGCAGAACCTCGAACGAGGCTGGGCCAGAACCGCTTCCGCCACTATCAACCGGTCGACCTGA
- a CDS encoding MCE family protein produces MPTKRREAGLHPAIWTFILLGLIVGSTVLTIAAFHRDLRPYAQVTLASDRAGLMMDPGAAVKLRGVQVGRVASIEPGNPVKLRLELYPEQLKYIPANVGAKITATTAFGAKYVDLFAPPNPSPKRLSAGAVVKSDNVSVEVNTVFQNLVGVLNQIDVPKLNAVLTAVADGFRGNGEAIGEATTDANEVLMAINPRSETIRADYRALQGFSDTYSAAAHDIVAVLDAASTTSATITNQAKQIDSLLLNVSGISRAGVNLIGPNKDNLVHGFNLLESTTRLLMKYNPELTCTIVGAKAVLDEYGFTDAAGGANGYSVILDAGLLFGDDTYRYPDNLPITGAKGGPGGQPGCGSLPDVAKNWPQRYLVTNTGYGTGLDIRPNPGIGFPGYVDYFPVTRGIPLPPSIRHPGGPAPGPVPGTAGYQGPGPYGAPQYAPDGTPLYPGLPPAPPAGRPQEPGPPPPGSEPFVPPVPSGPQATCGVLNQVCAPVLAPPDVPGP; encoded by the coding sequence ATGCCAACGAAACGCCGCGAAGCGGGCCTGCACCCGGCAATCTGGACCTTTATCCTCCTCGGCTTGATCGTCGGATCGACCGTGCTGACGATAGCGGCGTTTCACAGAGACCTCAGGCCGTACGCCCAGGTGACCCTGGCGTCGGACCGTGCTGGTCTGATGATGGACCCCGGCGCGGCGGTCAAGTTGCGTGGTGTGCAGGTCGGCCGGGTCGCGTCGATTGAGCCGGGCAATCCGGTGAAGCTTCGACTGGAACTGTACCCAGAGCAGCTCAAGTACATCCCGGCCAACGTCGGGGCTAAGATCACCGCCACCACGGCATTCGGCGCCAAGTACGTTGACCTGTTTGCTCCCCCGAATCCGAGCCCGAAACGGTTGTCGGCCGGAGCGGTAGTCAAATCGGACAACGTCAGCGTCGAAGTCAACACGGTCTTCCAGAACCTCGTCGGGGTGCTGAACCAAATCGACGTACCCAAATTGAACGCGGTGCTCACCGCGGTGGCCGACGGATTTCGCGGCAACGGCGAAGCTATCGGCGAGGCCACCACGGACGCCAACGAGGTATTGATGGCTATCAATCCCCGCAGCGAGACGATCCGAGCCGACTACCGCGCTCTCCAAGGATTCAGCGACACCTACAGCGCAGCGGCGCACGACATCGTGGCGGTGCTGGACGCCGCCAGCACGACAAGCGCCACGATCACCAACCAGGCCAAGCAAATTGACTCGTTGCTGCTCAACGTCAGCGGGATTTCCCGGGCTGGCGTCAACTTGATCGGCCCGAATAAGGACAACTTGGTGCACGGCTTCAATCTGCTCGAGTCCACCACGCGTCTGCTGATGAAATACAACCCTGAACTGACGTGCACGATCGTCGGCGCCAAAGCCGTGCTCGACGAGTACGGCTTCACCGACGCGGCCGGCGGAGCCAACGGATATTCGGTGATCTTGGACGCCGGTCTGCTCTTCGGGGACGACACCTACCGATACCCCGACAACCTCCCAATCACCGGCGCGAAGGGTGGCCCGGGCGGCCAGCCCGGCTGTGGATCGTTGCCCGACGTCGCCAAGAACTGGCCGCAGCGCTACCTGGTCACCAACACCGGGTACGGCACCGGGCTGGACATTCGGCCCAACCCCGGCATCGGTTTCCCCGGGTATGTCGACTACTTCCCCGTGACCCGCGGAATACCGCTGCCCCCCAGCATTCGTCACCCAGGGGGACCGGCGCCCGGCCCGGTCCCTGGAACGGCCGGATACCAGGGCCCTGGACCCTACGGTGCCCCGCAGTACGCCCCGGACGGAACGCCGCTCTATCCGGGTTTGCCGCCAGCGCCACCGGCGGGCAGGCCGCAAGAGCCCGGCCCTCCGCCGCCGGGGTCGGAACCGTTCGTGCCGCCGGTGCCATCCGGACCTCAGGCAACCTGCGGTGTCCTCAACCAAGTGTGCGCACCGGTGCTAGCGCCACCCGACGTCCCAGGTCCCTGA